A single genomic interval of Roseomonas aeriglobus harbors:
- the bglX gene encoding beta-glucosidase BglX, whose translation MTTTRPATRLLLGASLIAGLGATPLVARDAAKPAATAAAGANAAPLVETPSGPTPAVWGDRPEMRAFIDKLMAQMTLAEKIGQLTLLTSDWVSTGPTLRAGYKEDIAAGKVGAIFNAHSVAYTRELQKLAVEGTRLKIPLLFGYDVIHGHRTMFPISLGEAASWDMEAIEKSARISATEGAAEGLHWTYAPMVDISRDPRWGRVSEGAGEDTYLGSRIAEARVKGFQGKKIGDTDSLLATVKHFAAYGAPQAGRDYSTVDMSMRELRETYLPPYKAAVDAGAATVMTSFNEVDGVPASGNSFLLSDVLRKEWGFKGFVVTDYTSINEMIPHGFSKDEKQAGEQAINAGVDMDMQGAVYLNHLAKSVAEGRVSLATIDDAVRRVLEMKYRLGLFQDPYRYSDASREKANVMTPAFLEAARDVARKSMVLLKNQNDVLPLAATAKTIALIGPLADSKADMIGSWAGQGSRTRPVSLLEGIRARAGKGVTVNYAKGASYQFADAGKTDGFAEAMEAAKNADVIVAAMGEYWDMTGEAASRTDLNLPGNQEALLKQLKTLGKPIVLVLLSGRPNTIPWAADNVDAILEAWYPGTMAGTAVADVLFGDYNPSGKLPMTFPRSVGQVPIFYSMKNTGRPYTAEKQGQKYLSRYLDSPNSPQWPFGHGLSYTRFTYSPVTIDKTSIRPGETLTASVTLTNAGKRSGTEIVQLYTRDLVGSVTRPVKELKGFQKIVLRPGESRRVTFRITDKDLAFYRQDMSWGAEPGEFELFVGGTSDLPTGVKFTLAE comes from the coding sequence TTGACCACCACCCGTCCCGCCACCCGATTGTTGCTGGGCGCGAGCCTGATCGCCGGGCTGGGCGCCACGCCGCTTGTCGCGCGCGATGCGGCAAAGCCCGCCGCGACCGCCGCGGCCGGCGCGAATGCGGCGCCGCTGGTCGAGACGCCCTCCGGCCCGACGCCCGCGGTGTGGGGCGACCGGCCGGAAATGCGCGCCTTCATCGACAAGTTGATGGCGCAGATGACGCTGGCCGAGAAGATCGGTCAGCTGACCCTGCTGACCAGCGACTGGGTGTCGACCGGGCCGACGCTGCGGGCGGGCTACAAGGAAGACATTGCCGCGGGAAAGGTCGGCGCGATCTTCAACGCGCATTCGGTCGCTTATACGCGCGAACTGCAGAAGCTGGCAGTCGAGGGGACGCGGCTGAAGATTCCGCTGTTGTTCGGTTACGACGTGATCCACGGCCACCGCACGATGTTCCCGATCTCGCTCGGCGAAGCGGCGTCGTGGGATATGGAGGCAATCGAGAAATCGGCCCGTATCTCGGCGACCGAAGGTGCGGCCGAAGGGCTCCACTGGACCTATGCGCCGATGGTCGACATCAGCCGCGACCCACGTTGGGGCCGCGTGTCCGAAGGCGCGGGCGAGGACACCTACCTCGGCAGCCGCATCGCCGAAGCGCGGGTGAAGGGCTTCCAGGGGAAGAAGATTGGCGACACCGACTCACTGCTCGCGACCGTGAAGCATTTCGCCGCTTATGGCGCACCACAAGCCGGGCGTGACTATTCGACGGTCGATATGTCGATGCGCGAGCTGCGCGAAACCTATCTGCCGCCGTACAAGGCCGCGGTCGATGCCGGAGCGGCGACCGTCATGACCAGCTTCAACGAGGTCGATGGCGTGCCGGCATCGGGCAACAGCTTCCTGCTGAGCGACGTGCTGCGCAAGGAGTGGGGGTTCAAGGGTTTTGTCGTGACCGACTATACGTCGATCAACGAAATGATCCCGCACGGCTTCTCGAAGGATGAAAAACAAGCCGGCGAACAGGCGATCAACGCCGGCGTCGACATGGACATGCAGGGTGCGGTCTACCTCAACCACCTCGCCAAGTCGGTCGCGGAAGGGCGGGTCAGCCTGGCGACGATCGACGACGCCGTACGGCGCGTGCTGGAGATGAAGTATCGGCTGGGCCTGTTCCAGGATCCGTATCGCTACAGCGATGCCAGCCGCGAGAAGGCGAATGTGATGACGCCCGCGTTCCTGGAGGCCGCCCGCGACGTCGCGCGCAAGTCGATGGTGCTGCTGAAGAACCAGAACGACGTGCTGCCGCTCGCCGCCACGGCCAAGACGATCGCGCTGATCGGGCCGCTGGCCGACAGCAAGGCCGACATGATCGGCAGTTGGGCGGGCCAGGGCAGCCGGACACGCCCGGTATCGCTGCTGGAAGGGATCCGCGCGCGAGCCGGCAAGGGCGTCACGGTGAATTATGCCAAGGGCGCGAGTTACCAGTTCGCCGACGCCGGCAAGACCGACGGCTTTGCGGAGGCAATGGAAGCGGCGAAAAACGCCGACGTCATCGTCGCGGCGATGGGCGAATATTGGGACATGACCGGCGAAGCGGCCAGCCGCACCGACCTGAACCTGCCGGGCAATCAGGAAGCTCTGCTCAAGCAACTGAAGACGCTCGGCAAACCGATCGTGCTGGTGCTGCTGTCGGGCCGGCCGAACACGATTCCCTGGGCGGCGGACAATGTCGATGCGATCCTGGAGGCGTGGTATCCCGGCACCATGGCCGGCACCGCCGTCGCCGATGTGCTGTTCGGCGATTACAACCCGAGCGGCAAACTGCCGATGACCTTCCCGCGCTCGGTCGGGCAGGTGCCGATCTTCTATTCGATGAAGAATACGGGGCGGCCCTATACCGCGGAGAAGCAGGGGCAGAAGTATCTGTCGCGCTATCTGGATTCACCGAACAGCCCGCAGTGGCCGTTCGGGCATGGCCTCAGCTACACGCGCTTCACCTATTCGCCGGTGACGATCGACAAGACGTCGATCCGACCGGGCGAGACGCTGACAGCGAGCGTCACACTAACGAATGCGGGCAAGCGCAGTGGAACGGAGATCGTCCAGCTCTACACCCGCGACCTGGTGGGGTCGGTGACGCGGCCGGTCAAGGAGCTGAAGGGGTTTCAGAAGATCGTGCTGAGGCCGGGTGAATCGCGGCGCGTGACGTTCAGGATCACCGACAAGGACCTGGCCTTCTATCGGCAGGACATGAGCTGGGGCGCGGAGCCGGGTGAGTTCGAGCTGTTCGTGGGCGGTACGTCGGATTTGCCGACGGGGGTGAAGTTCACGCTGGCGGAGTGA
- a CDS encoding TonB-dependent receptor, which yields MAKGFSAGTARRSRMALAGALMLGTALSAVAVATPAAAQVDNASLRGRITAPAGGAPSEVVAIEVNTGYRRTSNVAADGTYNFPALRAGSYRLEVTTPTGTRSTDTFTLTVGQGAVFDFDLTPAAGTPAPGATGTETAGSEGDIIVTGSRIQTMQGGEVGTTITQRLIQQLPQINRNFLAFADLAPGVVFNTNSADQSNLQGGAQRSNGVNVFIDGVGQKDYVLKNGITGQDSTTGNPFPQLAIGEYKVISSNYKAEFDQVSSVAITATTKSGTNKFEASGFFDYTDQTLRDARPNELFPANARKIISKEKQFGGSLGGPIVKDLLHFFATYEGKRIVRPRDITIPANLASAITLLPASLAANYGTANETFNENLYFGKLNFAPTQADLFEFSVKYRDEDGEQFNSGINAFETRTIASVKELRGLARWQHSADTWVNDFKVGYEDVKWNPRPFNNAIRSVYNVQIVNPNNAAQLIRGDILTVGGGRNFQDKGQKGWQISDDFTFTGLAGHTIKVGVKTKWVTLNTLELNSFNPEIRYFTPVGATTLNTTIPYTINFQALAGGFADRQISSKNFQLGIYAQDDWDVTDRLTLNLGIRWDYERTPAFLNYVHPAAQVAAVQPANYPNLNGANYNINDYISTGNNRRAFKGAFQPRLGFSYTLDDAQRFTVFGGYGRSYDRTQFDFIQQELTQGSGASRTFNFLNSGLPASDQCTASATCIAFNPAYLTEAGRNALIAGLPAGAGRELRFIKNDLRMPYSDQFSLGLRGNFGALETEVGYSHVLSRDGFAYLLGNRRPGGLFFPATGNPDSPFGFPPSPFGSIIIGDQGLATNADSAYAKLVKRYTAASPWSLDATYTYTEATENRQFNETFSLDYSSIGEYPFRRSAGVRSHRFVMAGTADIPFGLVLSGKFQIASPAWLKSFVTTPGTTGPGTKDIVAVEADGNGDRWGYRQMDLAVQKNIGLNFLREGTQIWVRADIINLFNDRNYNGFNSTTGRRDLNNFNTDGPPRTVKVSTGFNF from the coding sequence ATGGCTAAGGGGTTTAGCGCGGGCACGGCCCGCCGTTCGCGTATGGCACTGGCCGGCGCACTGATGCTCGGCACGGCACTGTCGGCCGTCGCGGTGGCGACGCCGGCGGCAGCACAGGTCGACAACGCGTCGCTGCGCGGGCGCATCACGGCACCGGCGGGCGGCGCGCCGAGCGAGGTCGTCGCGATCGAGGTCAACACCGGTTATCGCCGCACCTCGAACGTCGCCGCAGACGGCACCTACAACTTCCCGGCACTTCGTGCAGGCAGCTATCGCCTCGAAGTGACGACGCCGACCGGCACCCGCTCGACCGACACGTTCACGCTGACCGTCGGCCAGGGCGCGGTGTTCGACTTCGACCTGACGCCTGCCGCCGGCACCCCGGCGCCGGGTGCGACGGGTACGGAGACGGCCGGCAGCGAGGGCGACATCATCGTCACCGGCAGCCGCATCCAGACGATGCAGGGTGGCGAAGTCGGCACGACCATCACGCAGCGGCTGATCCAGCAGCTGCCGCAGATCAACCGCAACTTTCTCGCCTTCGCCGACTTGGCGCCAGGCGTGGTGTTCAACACCAACAGCGCCGACCAGTCGAACCTTCAGGGTGGTGCGCAGCGCTCGAACGGCGTCAACGTCTTCATCGATGGCGTCGGGCAGAAGGACTATGTCCTGAAGAACGGTATCACCGGCCAGGATTCGACGACGGGCAACCCGTTCCCGCAGCTCGCGATCGGCGAATACAAGGTCATCAGCTCCAACTATAAGGCGGAGTTCGACCAGGTCAGCTCGGTCGCAATTACCGCGACGACCAAGTCGGGCACGAACAAGTTCGAGGCATCGGGCTTCTTCGACTATACCGACCAGACCCTGCGCGATGCACGCCCGAACGAGCTGTTTCCGGCGAACGCACGCAAGATCATCAGCAAAGAAAAGCAGTTCGGCGGCTCGCTCGGCGGTCCGATCGTCAAGGATCTGCTGCACTTCTTTGCGACCTACGAAGGCAAGCGCATCGTCCGGCCGCGCGACATCACCATCCCGGCGAACCTCGCCAGCGCGATTACCCTGTTGCCGGCCAGCCTCGCGGCCAATTACGGCACCGCCAACGAAACATTCAACGAGAACCTCTACTTCGGCAAGCTGAACTTCGCGCCGACGCAGGCGGATCTGTTCGAATTCTCGGTCAAATACCGGGATGAAGACGGCGAACAGTTCAATAGCGGCATCAATGCCTTCGAAACGCGCACTATCGCCAGCGTCAAGGAACTCCGCGGCCTCGCCCGCTGGCAGCACAGCGCCGATACGTGGGTAAACGACTTCAAGGTCGGCTACGAAGACGTGAAGTGGAACCCGCGCCCGTTCAACAACGCGATCCGCAGCGTGTACAATGTTCAAATCGTCAATCCGAACAACGCCGCCCAGCTGATCCGTGGCGACATCCTGACGGTCGGCGGCGGTCGCAACTTCCAGGACAAGGGTCAGAAGGGCTGGCAGATCTCCGACGACTTCACCTTCACGGGGTTGGCCGGCCACACGATCAAGGTCGGCGTGAAAACCAAGTGGGTGACGCTCAACACGCTGGAGCTGAACAGCTTCAACCCGGAAATCCGTTACTTCACGCCCGTCGGTGCGACGACGCTGAACACGACGATCCCTTACACGATCAACTTCCAGGCGCTGGCCGGCGGCTTCGCCGATCGCCAGATCAGCTCGAAGAACTTCCAGCTCGGCATCTACGCGCAGGATGACTGGGACGTCACCGACCGCCTGACACTGAACCTCGGCATCCGCTGGGACTACGAACGCACGCCGGCGTTCCTCAACTACGTCCACCCCGCCGCCCAGGTTGCCGCCGTCCAGCCCGCAAACTACCCCAACCTCAACGGCGCCAACTATAACATCAACGACTATATCTCGACCGGCAACAACCGTCGCGCGTTCAAGGGCGCCTTCCAGCCGCGTCTGGGCTTCAGCTACACGCTCGACGATGCTCAGCGCTTCACCGTGTTCGGCGGCTACGGCCGATCCTACGACCGAACCCAATTTGATTTCATTCAACAAGAACTTACCCAGGGTTCCGGGGCCAGCCGTACGTTCAACTTCCTGAACAGCGGCCTGCCGGCGAGCGACCAGTGCACCGCGAGCGCAACCTGTATAGCATTCAATCCTGCCTATCTGACCGAAGCCGGTCGAAACGCGCTGATCGCCGGCCTGCCGGCCGGGGCCGGTCGCGAACTGCGCTTCATCAAGAACGACCTGCGCATGCCCTATTCGGACCAGTTCAGCCTGGGTCTGCGCGGCAACTTCGGCGCGCTTGAAACCGAAGTCGGCTATTCGCACGTGCTCAGCCGCGACGGGTTCGCCTATCTGCTCGGCAACCGTCGTCCGGGCGGGCTGTTCTTCCCGGCGACCGGCAACCCGGATTCACCGTTCGGCTTCCCGCCGTCGCCGTTCGGGTCGATCATCATCGGCGACCAGGGCCTCGCGACCAACGCCGACTCAGCTTACGCCAAGCTGGTCAAGCGCTACACCGCGGCCTCGCCGTGGAGCCTCGATGCGACCTACACCTACACCGAGGCGACGGAAAATCGGCAGTTCAACGAGACGTTCAGCCTCGATTACTCCAGCATTGGCGAATATCCGTTCCGCCGCTCGGCCGGGGTGCGCAGTCACCGCTTCGTGATGGCCGGCACCGCCGACATCCCGTTCGGCTTGGTGCTGTCAGGCAAGTTCCAGATCGCATCCCCGGCGTGGCTGAAATCGTTCGTGACCACCCCCGGGACGACCGGCCCCGGAACGAAGGATATCGTCGCTGTCGAAGCCGACGGCAACGGCGACCGCTGGGGCTATCGCCAGATGGACTTGGCGGTTCAGAAAAACATCGGCCTGAACTTCCTGCGGGAGGGCACGCAGATCTGGGTCCGCGCCGACATCATCAATCTGTTCAACGACCGAAACTATAACGGATTCAATTCGACGACCGGTCGTCGCGACCTGAACAACTTCAACACCGACGGCCCGCCGCGAACCGTAAAGGTGTCGACCGGCTTCAACTTCTAA